Proteins from one Amycolatopsis benzoatilytica AK 16/65 genomic window:
- a CDS encoding glucose 1-dehydrogenase yields MTGNRLAGKVALITGAARGQGAAAARAFVAQGAQVVIADVLRAEGEELAAELGDAAVFCPLDVSDEDAWTAAVDRTVAAFGPPTVLVNNAGVLYFSELAKTPLAEYERVVRVNQIGAFLGMRSVVEPMAGAGGGSIVNVSSVEGLAGMPFLIAYTATKFAIRGMTKVAALELGARGIRVNSVHPGMIDTKMVSDAAGADVDVSWVGKKVALGRVGRADEIAPLLVFLGSDESSYCTGGEFVADGGATATHALKL; encoded by the coding sequence ATGACGGGAAACCGGCTGGCCGGCAAGGTCGCCCTGATCACCGGCGCCGCCCGGGGCCAGGGCGCGGCGGCGGCACGTGCTTTCGTGGCGCAAGGCGCGCAGGTGGTGATCGCCGACGTGCTCCGCGCCGAGGGCGAGGAACTCGCCGCCGAACTCGGCGACGCGGCGGTGTTCTGTCCGCTCGACGTGAGCGACGAGGACGCCTGGACGGCCGCGGTGGACCGCACGGTCGCCGCGTTCGGGCCGCCGACGGTGCTGGTCAACAACGCCGGGGTGCTGTACTTTTCGGAGCTCGCGAAGACCCCGCTCGCCGAATACGAGCGGGTCGTGCGGGTGAACCAGATCGGGGCGTTTCTCGGGATGCGGTCGGTCGTTGAACCGATGGCGGGGGCCGGTGGCGGCTCCATCGTCAACGTGTCCTCTGTGGAGGGTTTGGCCGGGATGCCGTTCCTGATCGCCTACACCGCGACCAAGTTCGCGATCCGGGGGATGACCAAGGTCGCCGCGCTGGAGCTGGGCGCGCGCGGGATCCGGGTCAACTCGGTGCACCCCGGCATGATCGACACGAAAATGGTGTCCGACGCGGCCGGCGCGGACGTCGACGTGTCCTGGGTGGGCAAGAAGGTGGCGCTGGGCCGGGTCGGCCGGGCCGACGAGATCGCGCCGCTGCTGGTGTTCCTCGGCAGCGACGAGAGCTCCTACTGCACCGGCGGCGAGTTCGTCGCCGACGGCGGGGCGACAGCGACGCACGCGTTGAAACTATGA
- a CDS encoding MlaE family ABC transporter permease — translation MVGGSGSITLPGTAALTQVGRLATLSWEVLRAIFKRPFQFREWIQQCWFFASVTILPTALVAIPFGAVIALQLGSLTTQIGAQSFTGAASALAIVQQASPLITALLVAGAGGSAVCADIGARKIREEIDAMEVLGVNPVQRLVVPRVLAAIVVSVLLNGLVSVVGVLGGYFFNVVLQGGTPGAYLASFNALAQVPDLWISEIKAFLYGFVAGVVAAFRGLNPAGGPKGVGDAVNQAVVITFLLLFLINVVLTAVYLKIVPAKAL, via the coding sequence GTGGTGGGCGGCAGCGGCTCGATCACCCTCCCGGGCACCGCGGCGCTGACTCAGGTCGGCAGACTCGCCACGCTGTCCTGGGAGGTGCTGCGGGCGATTTTCAAGCGTCCGTTCCAGTTTCGCGAATGGATCCAGCAGTGCTGGTTCTTCGCCAGCGTCACCATTCTGCCGACCGCGCTGGTCGCGATCCCGTTCGGCGCGGTCATCGCGCTGCAGCTGGGTTCGCTGACCACGCAGATCGGCGCGCAGTCCTTCACCGGCGCGGCCAGCGCGCTGGCGATCGTGCAGCAGGCGAGCCCGCTGATCACCGCGTTGCTGGTGGCCGGCGCCGGCGGAAGCGCGGTCTGTGCCGACATCGGCGCACGCAAGATCCGCGAGGAAATCGACGCCATGGAAGTGCTCGGCGTGAACCCGGTGCAGCGCCTCGTGGTGCCCCGGGTGCTCGCCGCGATCGTGGTGTCGGTGCTGCTCAACGGCCTGGTCAGCGTGGTCGGCGTACTCGGCGGCTACTTCTTCAACGTGGTCCTGCAAGGCGGCACGCCGGGCGCGTACCTGGCCAGCTTCAACGCGCTCGCGCAGGTGCCGGACCTGTGGATCAGCGAGATCAAGGCATTCCTGTACGGCTTCGTGGCCGGCGTGGTCGCGGCGTTCCGCGGCCTGAATCCGGCGGGCGGGCCGAAGGGCGTCGGCGACGCGGTGAACCAGGCCGTGGTGATCACGTTCCTGTTGCTGTTCCTCATCAACGTCGTGCTGACCGCGGTGTACCTCAAAATCGTCCCGGCGAAGGCGCTCTGA
- a CDS encoding MlaE family ABC transporter permease yields the protein MTAEPIEQPRTSDRTLEIIARPGASLEGLGKQLSFYGRALAWSPRTIRRYGRETTRLLTEVCFGTGGLAVIGGTLGVMIGMTLFTGLIVGLQGYAALNQLGTAALTGFISAYFNTREVAPLSAGLALSATVGCGFTAQLGAMRISEEIDALEVMAVPSMPYLVTTRVLAGVAAVIPLYAVGLLSSYLASRQITVWLYGQSAGTYDHYFTLFLPPEDVLWSFAKVIVFSVLVILSHCYYGYTASGGPAGVGVAVGRAVRTSIVLISVLDFFLSLAIWGANTTVRISG from the coding sequence ATGACCGCCGAGCCGATCGAGCAGCCGCGCACGTCCGACCGGACGCTGGAGATCATCGCGCGCCCCGGCGCGAGTCTCGAAGGACTCGGCAAGCAACTCTCGTTCTACGGCCGGGCGCTCGCCTGGTCGCCGCGCACGATCCGCCGCTACGGCAGGGAAACCACCCGGCTGCTCACCGAAGTCTGCTTCGGCACCGGCGGTCTCGCGGTGATCGGCGGGACGCTCGGCGTGATGATCGGCATGACCCTGTTCACCGGCCTGATCGTGGGCCTGCAGGGGTATGCCGCGCTGAACCAGCTCGGCACCGCCGCGCTCACCGGGTTCATTTCCGCGTACTTCAACACTCGCGAGGTCGCCCCGCTCTCGGCCGGGCTGGCGTTGTCGGCCACGGTCGGCTGCGGGTTCACCGCACAGCTCGGCGCGATGCGGATCTCCGAAGAGATCGACGCGCTCGAAGTGATGGCCGTGCCGAGCATGCCCTACCTCGTCACCACGCGAGTGCTCGCCGGCGTGGCCGCGGTGATCCCGCTGTACGCGGTGGGCCTGCTGTCCTCGTATCTCGCGTCGCGGCAGATCACCGTCTGGCTCTACGGCCAGTCCGCCGGCACCTACGACCACTACTTCACGCTGTTCCTGCCACCGGAGGACGTGCTCTGGTCGTTCGCCAAGGTGATCGTGTTCAGCGTGCTGGTGATCCTTTCCCATTGCTACTACGGCTATACCGCGTCCGGCGGCCCGGCGGGCGTGGGCGTCGCGGTCGGCCGGGCGGTGCGGACGTCGATCGTGCTGATCTCGGTGCTGGACTTCTTCCTCAGCCTGGCGATCTGGGGCGCGAACACGACAGTGCGGATTTCCGGATGA
- a CDS encoding MCE family protein, with the protein MSTRREIRKRLQYQVLGLVFLLVAGLFFTFTIAAYRKAFTPVTMVKLETDHVGSQLRVGGDVKVRGMLVGEIRAVRSAGDHAELDLALQPDKTGVIPANVSARLLPKTLFGERYVALQLPAQPQAPIKAGDVIPQDRTSSAIELEQVLDHVMPLLQAVQPEKLASTLNAVSTALDGRGKKLGETLGQLSDYLGKLNPSLPDLKADITGLANVSGIYDQAAPDVLQALSDLTTATQTIVQKQQGLSDLYAAVTNASTDLTSFLDVNKDNLIRLTTAVQPTLDVLAKYAPEYPCLLKQLAGSVPTAELAFGKGTAHPEVSRVTIEFAASRGKYLPGVDEPKYTDKRGPRCYPQVPKPGHWPQYPPDGAVQDGASKPPPPHQPDGTLPGPVTDGPLPGGSTSTGGSVVGSADEQRLIDLLASPTLNVTPDQVPGWAGLLVGPLYRGSEVELK; encoded by the coding sequence ATGAGCACGCGACGGGAGATCCGCAAACGGCTGCAGTACCAGGTGCTGGGCCTCGTTTTCCTGCTCGTGGCCGGACTGTTCTTCACCTTCACCATCGCCGCGTACCGCAAGGCGTTCACGCCGGTCACCATGGTCAAGCTGGAAACCGACCACGTCGGCAGCCAGCTGCGCGTCGGCGGCGACGTGAAGGTGCGCGGGATGCTGGTCGGCGAGATCCGCGCGGTGCGCTCGGCCGGCGACCACGCCGAGCTCGACCTGGCGCTGCAGCCGGACAAGACCGGGGTGATCCCGGCGAACGTGTCCGCGCGGCTGCTGCCGAAGACGCTCTTCGGCGAGCGGTACGTCGCGCTCCAGCTGCCGGCGCAGCCGCAGGCCCCGATCAAGGCCGGCGACGTGATCCCGCAGGACCGCACCAGCAGCGCGATCGAGCTGGAGCAGGTGCTCGACCACGTCATGCCGCTTTTGCAGGCGGTGCAGCCGGAGAAGCTCGCCAGCACGCTCAACGCGGTGTCCACCGCGCTGGACGGGCGGGGCAAGAAACTCGGCGAAACGCTCGGCCAGCTGTCGGACTACCTCGGCAAGCTCAACCCGTCGCTGCCCGACCTCAAGGCCGACATCACCGGGCTGGCCAACGTTTCCGGCATCTACGACCAGGCCGCGCCGGACGTGCTGCAGGCGCTGTCCGATCTCACCACGGCCACCCAGACCATCGTGCAGAAGCAGCAGGGACTGTCCGATCTGTACGCGGCGGTCACCAACGCCTCCACCGACCTGACGAGCTTCCTGGACGTGAACAAGGACAACCTGATCCGCCTCACCACCGCGGTGCAGCCGACGCTGGACGTGCTCGCGAAGTACGCGCCGGAGTACCCGTGCCTGCTCAAACAGCTGGCCGGTTCGGTGCCGACCGCCGAGCTCGCGTTCGGCAAGGGCACCGCGCATCCGGAGGTCAGCCGCGTGACGATCGAGTTCGCCGCGAGCCGCGGCAAGTACCTGCCCGGCGTCGACGAGCCGAAGTACACCGACAAGCGCGGGCCGCGCTGCTATCCGCAGGTGCCCAAGCCCGGGCACTGGCCGCAGTACCCGCCGGACGGCGCGGTGCAGGACGGGGCGAGCAAGCCCCCGCCGCCGCACCAGCCGGACGGCACGCTGCCCGGCCCGGTCACCGACGGCCCGCTGCCCGGCGGCTCCACCTCGACCGGCGGCAGCGTCGTCGGCTCGGCCGACGAGCAGCGGCTGATCGACCTGCTGGCTTCGCCGACGCTGAACGTTACGCCGGACCAGGTGCCCGGCTGGGCCGGGCTGCTGGTCGGGCCGCTGTATCGCGGATCGGAGGTGGAGCTGAAGTGA
- a CDS encoding MCE family protein, with protein MRSFVPALVKILAFAVVTVLLTGVLATTIANTNFGATKGYLAKFTDASGLQAGDDVRISGVKVGQVARIGVDQGEQNYAEVQFVVESGYQLPSLATATIKYRNLVGQRYLSLGTDVSTGGVLAPGDTIPPERTKPALNLTVLFNGFKPLFQALNPKEVNQLSAEIVQVFQGEGGTITSLLSHTASITSSIAGKDKVIGEVVDNLNQVLNTVNARGPQLGDLIDQTQRLVSGLSEQRKPIGDAVAALGDLTNATAGLLSDARPVVQQDVAELGKLSNNLNDAQPLIEHLLQVLPGNLEKFTRTLSYGSWFNYYLCGIEGTVGISSLDITLPLVPVPGTQRAPRCGP; from the coding sequence GTGAGGTCGTTCGTTCCGGCCCTGGTCAAGATCCTCGCCTTCGCGGTGGTCACCGTGCTGCTCACCGGAGTGCTCGCGACGACGATCGCGAATACGAACTTCGGCGCGACCAAGGGCTATCTCGCGAAGTTCACCGACGCGTCCGGCCTGCAGGCGGGCGACGACGTGCGGATCTCCGGCGTGAAGGTCGGCCAGGTCGCGCGGATCGGCGTCGACCAGGGCGAGCAGAACTACGCCGAGGTCCAGTTCGTGGTGGAGTCCGGCTACCAGCTGCCGTCGCTGGCCACCGCCACCATCAAGTACCGGAACCTGGTCGGGCAGCGGTACCTCTCGCTCGGCACCGACGTCAGCACCGGCGGCGTGCTCGCCCCCGGCGACACCATCCCGCCGGAGCGGACCAAGCCGGCACTCAACCTGACCGTGCTGTTCAACGGGTTCAAGCCGCTGTTCCAGGCGCTGAACCCGAAGGAGGTCAACCAGCTCTCCGCCGAGATCGTGCAGGTGTTCCAGGGCGAGGGCGGCACGATCACCAGCCTGCTGTCGCACACCGCGTCGATCACCTCGTCGATCGCGGGCAAGGACAAGGTGATCGGCGAGGTCGTCGACAACCTCAACCAGGTGCTGAACACAGTCAACGCGCGCGGCCCGCAGCTGGGCGACCTGATCGACCAGACCCAGCGGCTGGTGAGCGGGCTGTCCGAACAGCGCAAGCCGATCGGCGACGCGGTGGCCGCGCTCGGCGACCTCACCAACGCCACCGCCGGCCTGCTCTCCGACGCCCGGCCCGTCGTCCAGCAGGATGTCGCGGAGCTCGGGAAGCTCTCGAACAACCTCAACGACGCGCAGCCGCTGATCGAGCATCTGCTGCAGGTGCTGCCGGGCAACCTGGAGAAGTTCACCCGGACCCTCAGCTACGGCAGCTGGTTCAACTACTACCTGTGCGGGATCGAAGGCACCGTCGGGATTTCCTCGCTCGACATCACGCTGCCGCTGGTGCCGGTCCCGGGTACGCAACGCGCGCCGAGGTGCGGACCGTGA
- a CDS encoding MCE family protein → MKRLKERNQASVGAVTLVLLVLVTATTYFSDSIPMFGNGTTYSAAFAESAGLAPDNEVQVAGVKVGQVTSVELGHKQVLVKFRVKGVRVGDASTASIEIKTLLGEKYLALDTKGGGTQSPDATIPVQRTRTPFQLQDAFNQLSTTVGDIDTKQLAQSFTTLSDSLKDSPQYLKDTLSGLSALSKTVSSRDADLHALLANTSKISKTLSDRNAQVQQVIGDGNLLLSELQQRRDQISALLKGTQQISQQLSGLVADNRTQIGPTLAALGKVTDVLQRNQGNLDRSLALMAPFARVGANATGNGRWFEGYLCGLLPPTITAAGLSINPEGCTPPIAAPNQGVGGR, encoded by the coding sequence GTGAAACGACTGAAGGAACGGAACCAGGCCAGCGTCGGCGCGGTGACGCTGGTGCTGCTCGTGCTGGTGACCGCGACGACGTACTTCTCGGACAGCATCCCGATGTTCGGCAACGGGACCACCTATTCCGCCGCGTTCGCCGAGTCCGCCGGGCTCGCGCCGGACAACGAGGTGCAGGTGGCCGGGGTCAAGGTCGGCCAGGTGACGTCGGTGGAACTCGGGCACAAGCAGGTGCTGGTGAAGTTCCGGGTGAAGGGCGTGCGGGTCGGCGACGCGTCCACCGCGTCGATCGAGATCAAGACGCTGCTGGGAGAGAAGTACCTCGCGCTGGACACGAAGGGCGGCGGCACCCAGTCGCCGGACGCCACCATCCCGGTGCAGCGCACCCGTACGCCGTTCCAGCTGCAGGACGCGTTCAACCAGCTGTCCACGACGGTCGGCGACATCGACACCAAACAGCTGGCGCAGAGCTTCACGACGCTTTCGGATTCGCTGAAAGACAGTCCGCAGTACTTGAAGGACACGTTGTCCGGGCTGTCGGCGCTGTCGAAGACGGTGTCCTCGCGGGACGCCGATCTGCACGCGTTGCTGGCCAACACCAGCAAGATCTCGAAGACGCTGTCCGATCGCAACGCCCAGGTGCAGCAAGTCATCGGCGACGGCAACCTGCTGCTTTCCGAGCTGCAGCAACGCCGCGACCAGATCAGCGCACTGCTCAAGGGAACCCAGCAGATCTCGCAGCAGCTGTCCGGTCTGGTCGCGGACAACCGCACCCAGATCGGGCCGACGCTCGCCGCGCTCGGGAAGGTCACCGATGTGCTGCAACGCAATCAGGGCAATCTCGACCGGAGCCTGGCTCTGATGGCCCCGTTCGCGCGGGTCGGCGCGAACGCGACCGGCAACGGGCGCTGGTTCGAGGGGTACCTGTGCGGTCTGCTGCCGCCGACCATCACCGCGGCCGGGCTGTCGATCAACCCGGAGGGCTGCACGCCGCCGATCGCCGCGCCGAACCAGGGGGTGGGCGGACGATGA